A part of Acidimicrobiales bacterium genomic DNA contains:
- a CDS encoding SLC13 family permease, with protein MAESTITFLILAGAVILFMSNRVPVALVAVGVSLSLWATGILDLNQALAGFGDPTVLFIAATFVVAEALDATGVTAWVGQQLLQRAGTQRSRVLVIVMVVCALITALITPNASVAALVPVVVIIAIRVRQPTSQFLMPLAFGAHAGALLALTGSPVNVLISEAGADAGVGSFGFFEFALAGVPLLIGTVAITVLLGPKVLPRRNAKVMPPDFSTLAATLVRDYELDVGADIYNTVKGVAEVVIPPRSGLIGQTAFPGMVTESGDLVMIAIQRAGEQLGPGEVTLAAGDSILLRGTWEALSTHLDGDDVLTVDEPDAVRRQLVPLGIGAKEALGALAGMVVLLATGAVPPAVAALLAAGVLVVLRVISIDHAYRAISWTTVILVAGMIPLSTAMQSTGAAGQLADGLIRVVGDAGPYALLVGLFVLVAVLGQLISNTATALIVIPIAVTSAAELGVSARPVLMAVNVAATAALLTPVATPANLMVMEPGGYRFGDYWKLGLPLMGWYAVIAIAVVPIVWRF; from the coding sequence GTGGCCGAGAGCACGATCACCTTCTTGATCCTCGCCGGCGCGGTCATCCTGTTCATGTCCAACAGGGTGCCGGTCGCGCTGGTAGCGGTCGGGGTCTCGCTGTCGTTGTGGGCCACGGGCATCCTCGACCTGAACCAGGCGCTCGCCGGGTTCGGCGACCCGACCGTGCTGTTCATCGCCGCGACGTTCGTCGTGGCCGAGGCGCTCGATGCGACCGGGGTCACCGCCTGGGTCGGCCAGCAGCTCCTCCAGCGGGCCGGGACGCAACGCTCACGGGTGTTGGTGATCGTGATGGTGGTGTGCGCGCTGATCACGGCGCTGATCACCCCGAACGCCTCGGTGGCCGCGCTCGTCCCGGTCGTGGTGATCATCGCCATCCGCGTACGCCAGCCCACCTCGCAGTTCCTGATGCCGCTGGCGTTCGGCGCGCACGCCGGCGCCCTCCTCGCGCTCACCGGCAGCCCCGTCAACGTCCTGATCTCGGAAGCAGGAGCCGATGCCGGTGTGGGGAGCTTCGGGTTCTTCGAGTTCGCGCTCGCCGGGGTCCCCCTGCTCATCGGCACGGTCGCCATCACGGTGCTCCTGGGGCCGAAGGTGCTCCCGCGTCGCAACGCCAAGGTCATGCCACCCGACTTCAGCACCCTCGCCGCCACCCTGGTCAGGGACTACGAGCTCGACGTCGGCGCGGACATCTACAACACGGTGAAGGGAGTGGCCGAGGTCGTCATCCCGCCCCGATCAGGCCTGATCGGCCAGACCGCCTTCCCCGGGATGGTCACCGAATCCGGTGACCTGGTCATGATCGCCATCCAACGCGCTGGCGAGCAGCTCGGCCCCGGAGAGGTCACACTCGCCGCCGGCGACTCGATCCTGCTCCGCGGGACCTGGGAGGCGTTGTCAACGCACCTCGACGGCGACGACGTGCTCACGGTCGACGAGCCCGACGCCGTCCGCCGCCAGCTCGTACCACTCGGGATCGGCGCGAAGGAGGCGCTCGGTGCCCTCGCCGGCATGGTCGTCCTGCTGGCGACCGGTGCCGTCCCGCCCGCGGTCGCCGCCCTGCTCGCCGCCGGGGTGCTCGTCGTCTTGCGGGTCATCAGCATCGACCACGCCTATCGGGCCATCTCGTGGACCACCGTCATCCTCGTCGCCGGCATGATCCCGTTGTCCACCGCGATGCAGTCCACCGGGGCCGCGGGTCAGCTCGCCGACGGGTTGATCAGGGTGGTCGGCGATGCCGGTCCGTACGCGCTGCTGGTGGGGCTCTTCGTGCTGGTCGCGGTGCTGGGCCAGCTCATCTCGAACACCGCGACCGCGCTCATCGTCATCCCCATCGCCGTGACCTCTGCTGCCGAGCTCGGCGTGTCTGCCCGTCCGGTCCTCATGGCCGTCAACGTGGCCGCCACCGCGGCGCTGCTCACCCCGGTCGCGACGCCGGCCAACCTGATGGTCATGGAGCCCGGCGGGTACCGGTTCGGCGACTACTGGAAGCTCGGGCTCCCCCTCATGGGCTGGTACGCGGTCATCGCCATCGCCGTCGTCCCGATCGTCTGGCGGTTCTGA
- a CDS encoding YfcC family protein, whose product MTGSEPDALVHVSAEDVVEDAIIEGFHAERPSDRAEPEPSKRRFPSPLTILTLILVLVWIGAFFIPSGQYRLDDAGSPIAGSYERVDSPLNFGERVQDLLYAPINGLYGIQDPETGFVSPFGTGSLFGLAQVFLFILAIGGFMTVVFRTGALDIGIAHLAKRFSARGPVLIVAMCILFGLLGSVMSWSDETLGLYALMIPLFLALRYDRMTTVAVVTVAPFVGIIGSTVNPFRIGIGSEAAGVSIGDGIALRIVLFVLCMAAMIWYTLRYAKRVKQDPSASLVAPGSGDAGFVEDNEDLELEPLSGRHKAVIGLVAFTFALLTFSIIPWGAILNNTLVDPATHETITKAFPWELGWWLPELTAMFCVMAVVIGVVGRLGEAETAGAFIKGVVDFTGPAILVTVARGISVVLTNTKTIDTVLNAMEGFVGGQSNVVFVALLSVASVPLAFLIGAGAAGNALVMPILAPLGDFAGVDRALVVTTYNAIGGWLNLILPLNAILVAGLALGKVGFDAYVKFILPLMGILLVIILAVLMVGVAV is encoded by the coding sequence ATGACCGGGTCCGAGCCGGATGCGCTCGTTCACGTCAGCGCCGAGGACGTGGTCGAGGACGCGATCATCGAGGGGTTCCACGCCGAGAGGCCCTCCGACCGCGCGGAGCCCGAGCCGTCCAAGCGCCGGTTCCCGTCGCCGCTGACCATCCTGACGCTCATCCTCGTGCTGGTGTGGATCGGCGCGTTCTTCATCCCGTCGGGCCAGTACCGACTCGATGACGCGGGCTCGCCGATCGCCGGCAGCTACGAGCGGGTGGACTCGCCGCTGAACTTCGGCGAGCGGGTCCAGGACCTGCTCTACGCGCCGATCAACGGGCTCTATGGCATCCAGGACCCCGAGACCGGTTTCGTCAGCCCGTTCGGCACGGGCAGCCTGTTCGGCCTGGCCCAGGTGTTCCTGTTCATCCTGGCCATCGGCGGGTTCATGACGGTGGTGTTCCGCACCGGCGCGCTCGACATCGGCATCGCGCACCTGGCGAAACGGTTCAGCGCACGCGGGCCGGTGCTCATCGTCGCGATGTGCATCCTGTTCGGTCTCCTGGGCTCGGTGATGTCGTGGAGCGACGAGACGCTCGGGCTCTACGCGCTGATGATCCCGTTGTTCCTGGCGCTCCGGTACGACCGGATGACGACGGTGGCGGTGGTGACCGTCGCGCCCTTCGTCGGCATCATCGGGTCCACCGTGAACCCGTTCCGCATCGGCATCGGGTCCGAGGCGGCAGGGGTGTCGATCGGTGACGGCATCGCCCTGCGGATCGTGCTGTTCGTGCTCTGCATGGCCGCGATGATCTGGTACACGCTGCGCTACGCCAAGCGGGTCAAGCAGGATCCATCGGCGTCGCTGGTCGCGCCGGGGTCTGGGGACGCCGGGTTCGTCGAGGACAACGAGGACCTGGAGCTCGAACCCCTGAGCGGTCGCCACAAGGCGGTGATCGGACTGGTCGCGTTCACCTTCGCGCTGCTCACCTTCTCGATCATCCCGTGGGGCGCGATCCTGAACAACACGCTCGTCGACCCCGCGACCCACGAGACGATCACCAAGGCGTTCCCGTGGGAGCTCGGCTGGTGGCTGCCCGAGCTGACCGCGATGTTCTGTGTCATGGCGGTGGTGATCGGGGTGGTCGGCCGCCTCGGCGAGGCCGAGACCGCCGGCGCGTTCATCAAGGGTGTCGTCGACTTCACCGGACCGGCGATCCTGGTCACCGTCGCCCGAGGGATCTCGGTCGTGCTCACGAACACCAAGACCATCGACACCGTGCTGAACGCCATGGAGGGGTTCGTGGGCGGGCAGTCGAACGTCGTGTTCGTCGCGTTGTTGTCGGTGGCCTCCGTCCCGCTCGCCTTCCTCATCGGCGCCGGTGCGGCCGGAAACGCGCTGGTCATGCCCATCCTCGCCCCGCTCGGGGACTTCGCCGGCGTCGACCGGGCGCTGGTCGTCACCACCTACAACGCCATCGGTGGATGGCTCAACCTGATCCTGCCCCTCAACGCCATCCTCGTGGCCGGGCTGGCGCTCGGGAAGGTCGGCTTCGACGCCTACGTGAAGTTCATCCTTCCGCTGATGGGCATCCTGCTCGTCATCATCCTCGCCGTGCTCATGGTCGGCGTGGCCGTCTGA
- a CDS encoding PIN domain-containing protein — translation MALIVDAGPLYAYVDRDDRHHDTSLELLEVHPGPLVVPMLVITEVAHLLGTRLGVQAEVRFLGDLAVGNLLPEPVDPADWLRIAELVARYADLPLGTVDASVVATAERLGAREVATFDRRHFAVVQPTTGAFHLLP, via the coding sequence ATCGCGCTGATCGTCGACGCGGGCCCGCTGTACGCCTATGTCGATCGGGACGATCGCCATCACGACACGAGCCTCGAGCTGCTCGAAGTCCATCCGGGGCCGCTCGTCGTGCCGATGCTGGTCATCACCGAGGTGGCCCACCTGCTCGGGACGCGGCTCGGTGTGCAGGCCGAGGTTCGGTTCCTGGGCGATCTCGCCGTCGGCAACCTCCTGCCCGAACCGGTAGACCCTGCCGACTGGCTTCGGATAGCGGAGCTGGTCGCCCGCTACGCCGATCTCCCGCTCGGTACGGTCGACGCGTCGGTCGTCGCCACCGCGGAACGCCTCGGTGCTCGTGAGGTCGCGACCTTCGATCGGCGGCACTTCGCGGTGGTCCAGCCGACTACCGGTGCGTTCCACCTCCTGCCCTGA
- a CDS encoding leucyl aminopeptidase family protein, whose translation MSTSEVFSPIPSLAAAPRVTAAAAAPDATVLGVPVATSGGLPSEAGSDRATLALAGFDATVGSVLVLPPAAGQVVVLVGIGDAAALSVAGWRDAAAAFATAARGQGSLALRLPEGTQVPLTDATAASIEGVLLARYRYEPLHNNDALGRGTGATAVEQLVVVGGDGPGVARGTAMARATTLARDLANTPHSHLTATTFAELCVDLGQRFGFGVEVFDEDAIAELRLGGLMAVNRGSSEPPRMVRLSYRPQGSAAGRLGMVGKGIMYDSGGISIKPSNRVHAQMKNDMTGAATVIAAFTALADLGCANEVTGWLMCSDNMPSGTATGLGDVYTARNGTTVEVLDTDAEGRLVMADALVLAAESDCDAVVDIATLTGSVVRALGPDMAGVLGTDQGVVDQVKAAAAATEEPVWQMPLWQPYRRKFDRSSVADLPNIASDDTPDVIASSLFLSHFVGDTPWAHIDIAGPAQNEEGRTWHPVGCSGFGARLLAQLALDFEPTR comes from the coding sequence ATGTCCACCTCCGAGGTGTTCTCCCCGATCCCGTCCCTCGCTGCAGCCCCGAGGGTGACCGCGGCTGCGGCCGCGCCCGACGCCACCGTGCTCGGCGTGCCCGTCGCCACCAGCGGTGGGCTCCCGTCCGAGGCCGGGTCCGACCGGGCGACGCTCGCGCTCGCCGGCTTCGACGCGACGGTCGGCTCGGTGTTGGTCCTGCCCCCAGCGGCAGGTCAGGTCGTGGTGCTGGTCGGGATCGGCGACGCCGCCGCGCTCAGCGTCGCGGGCTGGCGCGATGCCGCTGCGGCGTTCGCGACTGCGGCGCGTGGGCAGGGTTCGTTGGCCCTGCGACTGCCCGAGGGCACCCAGGTGCCGTTGACGGACGCGACCGCTGCATCGATCGAGGGCGTGCTGTTGGCCCGGTACCGCTACGAGCCGTTGCACAACAACGATGCGCTCGGCCGAGGGACGGGCGCGACGGCGGTGGAGCAGCTGGTCGTGGTCGGCGGGGATGGCCCCGGCGTGGCGCGGGGCACGGCGATGGCCCGTGCCACCACGTTGGCCCGGGACCTGGCCAACACGCCCCACAGCCACCTGACCGCCACCACGTTCGCCGAGCTGTGCGTCGACCTCGGCCAGCGGTTCGGCTTCGGCGTCGAGGTGTTCGACGAGGACGCGATCGCAGAGCTGCGCCTCGGTGGCCTGATGGCGGTGAACCGCGGCAGCTCCGAGCCGCCACGCATGGTCAGGCTGTCCTACCGGCCGCAGGGTTCGGCGGCCGGTCGGCTCGGCATGGTCGGCAAGGGGATCATGTACGACTCCGGTGGCATCTCGATCAAGCCGTCGAACCGCGTGCACGCGCAGATGAAGAACGACATGACGGGCGCCGCGACGGTCATCGCGGCGTTCACCGCCCTCGCCGACCTGGGCTGCGCCAACGAGGTCACCGGCTGGCTGATGTGCAGCGACAACATGCCCTCGGGCACCGCGACCGGTCTCGGCGACGTGTACACCGCCCGCAACGGGACCACCGTCGAGGTGCTCGACACCGACGCCGAGGGCCGCCTGGTCATGGCGGACGCGCTCGTCCTGGCCGCCGAGTCCGACTGTGACGCCGTGGTCGACATCGCGACCCTCACCGGATCGGTCGTCAGGGCGCTCGGCCCGGACATGGCCGGGGTGCTCGGCACCGACCAGGGTGTCGTCGACCAGGTCAAGGCGGCAGCCGCGGCGACCGAGGAGCCGGTCTGGCAGATGCCGCTCTGGCAGCCGTACCGCCGCAAGTTCGACCGTTCCAGCGTCGCGGACCTGCCCAACATCGCGTCGGACGACACCCCCGACGTGATCGCCTCCTCGCTGTTCCTGTCGCACTTCGTCGGTGACACGCCGTGGGCGCACATCGACATCGCGGGTCCCGCCCAGAACGAGGAAGGTCGGACGTGGCACCCCGTCGGTTGCAGCGGTTTCGGCGCACGCCTGCTCGCGCAGCTGGCACTGGACTTCGAGCCCACGCGCTGA
- a CDS encoding M20/M25/M40 family metallo-hydrolase, translating to MRIPSVDPLVFGPKAAESGEAGEQAMAQHLAARFEDLGASEVVLDEAGPGRPNVYAVFPGRTDRLVVIDTHTDTVGVEDMTDPPFDGRIEDDRVWGRGALDTKATTGVLLSLLAAWQAEGRRPDPTVLVVGTVGEEQSGFLGALRFRRWATERGLAIDEMVVAEPTGLAPIHGHKGGVGVLVTTIGRAAHSAVPERGVNAVEAMAPVLTAMRAEHDRLQTVEPTTEVGHGTLSVTMISGGTGGNVIPDRCSIVVTRRTVPGEDPDDVYEQIAHVARTAGPVPVEVVTLLTSALDGKKGFAAFYQPADTALALRLAHLAGTAPAVAPYGSNALFYGGLARELVLFGPGSIDDAHAPTEWVTIADLVRTARALDAWLTAA from the coding sequence GTGCGGATCCCCAGCGTCGATCCGCTGGTGTTCGGGCCGAAGGCCGCCGAGAGCGGGGAGGCCGGCGAGCAGGCGATGGCGCAGCACCTGGCGGCCCGCTTCGAGGATCTGGGTGCCTCCGAGGTGGTGCTCGACGAGGCCGGTCCCGGCCGGCCCAACGTCTATGCCGTGTTCCCGGGGCGCACCGACCGGCTGGTGGTGATCGACACCCACACCGACACCGTCGGCGTCGAGGACATGACCGACCCGCCCTTCGACGGCCGCATCGAGGACGACCGTGTCTGGGGGCGGGGTGCGCTGGACACCAAGGCCACCACGGGCGTGCTGTTGTCGTTGCTGGCGGCCTGGCAGGCCGAGGGGAGGCGCCCCGACCCCACCGTGTTGGTGGTCGGCACCGTCGGCGAGGAGCAGAGCGGCTTCCTCGGGGCTCTCCGGTTCCGTCGGTGGGCCACCGAGCGCGGCCTGGCGATCGACGAGATGGTCGTGGCCGAGCCGACGGGCCTGGCTCCGATCCACGGCCACAAGGGCGGCGTCGGGGTGCTGGTCACCACCATCGGCCGTGCCGCCCACAGCGCCGTGCCCGAGCGTGGGGTGAACGCCGTCGAGGCGATGGCGCCGGTGCTCACCGCGATGCGGGCCGAGCACGACCGCCTGCAGACCGTGGAGCCGACCACCGAGGTGGGTCACGGCACCCTGTCGGTCACGATGATCTCGGGCGGCACCGGCGGAAACGTCATCCCCGACCGCTGCTCGATCGTCGTCACTCGGCGAACGGTGCCCGGCGAGGACCCCGACGACGTCTACGAGCAGATCGCGCACGTGGCCCGCACCGCCGGCCCCGTGCCCGTCGAGGTGGTGACGCTGCTCACGTCTGCCCTCGACGGCAAGAAGGGCTTCGCTGCCTTCTACCAGCCCGCCGACACCGCCCTGGCCCTTCGTCTCGCCCACCTCGCCGGGACCGCGCCGGCCGTCGCCCCCTACGGGTCCAACGCGCTGTTCTACGGGGGGCTCGCCCGCGAGCTCGTCCTGTTCGGACCCGGATCCATCGACGACGCCCATGCGCCGACCGAATGGGTCACCATCGCCGACCTCGTCCGCACCGCCCGGGCGCTCGACGCCTGGCTCACCGCGGCTTGA
- a CDS encoding ribbon-helix-helix protein, CopG family, with translation MLAYMQRTTVKLPDELDARLRFEAQRRGVTVSELTREAIEAHLGGRRARRALLAAGAGASGHDDISERIEEILAAEVRSSR, from the coding sequence ATGTTGGCATACATGCAGCGGACGACGGTGAAGCTCCCGGATGAGCTCGATGCTCGCCTGCGCTTCGAGGCCCAGCGACGCGGGGTGACGGTCTCCGAGTTGACCCGGGAGGCGATCGAGGCGCACCTCGGTGGCCGGAGGGCCCGTCGCGCCCTGCTCGCGGCGGGCGCGGGCGCGAGCGGACACGACGACATCTCCGAGCGCATCGAGGAGATCCTCGCCGCCGAGGTTCGGTCATCGCGCTGA
- the moeB gene encoding molybdopterin-synthase adenylyltransferase MoeB gives MSSFRELLAQTKSRIREVDTAEADQLRARPDVIVLDVREPDEYEQGALPGAVHIPRGHLESQIEGRIPDRDAPVLVYCAGGVRSAFAAETLQLLGYGDVVSMAGGFGKWKNEGRDWAAPRALTPEQRNRYQRHLLLPEVGVEGQQALLDAKVLLLGAGGLGSPAALYLAAAGVGTVGIVDMDVVDESNLQRQILHNLDRIGERKVDSAKKTLTQLNPDVIVEAYDTRLSAGNVLDIVDGYDVIVDGADNFPSRYLLNDASLKKGIPVVHGSIFRFEGQATVFDPYVGPCYRCMIPEPPPAELAPSCAEAGVLGVLPGIIGSIQALEAIKVILGLGDTLRGRLLAYDALEQSFRTFKVLRDPECPACSLPPDDIVIAEYDELCMPHPREPVGAAAR, from the coding sequence ATGTCCAGCTTTCGCGAGCTGCTCGCCCAGACGAAGTCCCGCATCCGCGAGGTCGACACCGCCGAGGCCGACCAGCTGCGGGCCCGCCCCGACGTGATCGTGCTCGACGTCCGCGAGCCCGACGAGTACGAGCAGGGTGCCCTGCCCGGCGCCGTGCACATCCCCCGAGGGCACCTCGAGAGCCAGATCGAGGGCCGCATCCCCGACCGCGACGCCCCGGTCCTCGTCTACTGCGCGGGTGGCGTGCGGTCGGCGTTCGCGGCCGAGACCCTCCAGCTGCTCGGCTACGGCGACGTGGTGTCGATGGCCGGCGGCTTCGGCAAGTGGAAGAACGAGGGCCGCGACTGGGCCGCCCCCCGCGCCCTCACCCCGGAGCAGCGCAACCGCTACCAGCGCCACCTCCTTCTGCCCGAGGTGGGCGTAGAGGGCCAGCAGGCGCTGCTCGACGCCAAGGTCCTGCTGCTCGGCGCCGGCGGGCTCGGCTCCCCGGCCGCCCTCTACCTGGCCGCCGCGGGCGTGGGCACCGTCGGCATCGTCGACATGGACGTCGTCGACGAGAGCAACCTCCAGCGCCAGATCCTGCACAACCTGGACCGGATCGGCGAGCGCAAGGTCGACTCGGCCAAGAAGACGCTGACGCAGCTCAACCCCGACGTGATCGTCGAGGCCTACGACACCCGCCTCTCGGCCGGCAACGTGCTCGACATCGTCGACGGCTACGACGTGATCGTCGACGGCGCCGACAACTTCCCGAGCCGCTACCTGCTCAACGACGCGTCCCTCAAGAAGGGGATCCCCGTGGTGCACGGGTCGATCTTCCGGTTCGAGGGCCAGGCCACGGTGTTCGACCCGTACGTGGGGCCGTGCTACCGCTGCATGATCCCCGAGCCGCCGCCGGCCGAGCTGGCCCCCAGCTGCGCCGAGGCCGGCGTCCTGGGCGTGCTCCCCGGCATCATCGGCTCGATCCAGGCCCTCGAGGCCATCAAGGTGATCCTCGGCCTGGGCGACACGCTGCGGGGGAGGCTGCTCGCCTACGACGCCCTCGAGCAGAGCTTCCGCACCTTCAAGGTGCTGCGCGACCCCGAGTGCCCGGCCTGCTCGCTGCCCCCCGACGACATCGTGATCGCCGAGTACGACGAGCTCTGCATGCCGCACCCGCGGGAGCCGGTGGGGGCCGCGGCCCGCTGA
- a CDS encoding leucyl aminopeptidase, which produces MPEDADAFAVPVCSDRLNDFGRELDWTFLARQGFEGKVGETQWIAAHDGGPTMLVVGAGPKAKVDAAVLRDVAAATARAARRLSWLGGALLDVAPSRMDKAGAAQAVAEGFALAAYSYDRFKTDPEPSHLERFTLVAGGPRRARAGLDRGARIAEAVALARDLVNAPAGALTPRDLAQVAIEVAEREGLGVSVLDEVDIESAGLGGLLGVNQGSDEPPRFIELTYAPADPVGSVALVGKGITFDSGGLSLKTADGMMTMKTDMSGAAAVVATLSVLSALGVAVEVSAYVPATENMPGGRAIKPGDVLRIRNGTTVEVLNTDAEGRLVLADALSLAVEAKPHAIVDLATLTGACVVALGKQVAGVMGNHDGWIAQVEAAAARADEPVWRLPLPAEYRSQLDSEVADLKNIGAPGQAGALTAGLFLQAFVGDVPWVHLDIAGPARAEADDGWISRGGTGFGVRTLVELLCSFERPQPAKVAG; this is translated from the coding sequence ATGCCCGAGGACGCCGACGCCTTCGCCGTGCCCGTCTGCTCCGACCGGTTGAACGACTTCGGCCGCGAGCTCGACTGGACGTTCCTCGCCCGGCAGGGGTTCGAGGGCAAGGTGGGCGAGACCCAGTGGATCGCGGCCCACGACGGCGGACCGACGATGCTCGTGGTGGGCGCCGGCCCGAAGGCCAAGGTCGACGCCGCCGTGCTGCGCGACGTGGCCGCGGCCACCGCCCGGGCCGCCCGCCGGCTCTCGTGGCTCGGCGGCGCCCTGCTCGACGTGGCCCCCAGCCGCATGGACAAGGCGGGCGCCGCGCAGGCGGTCGCCGAGGGGTTCGCGCTGGCCGCGTACTCCTACGACCGGTTCAAGACCGACCCGGAGCCCAGCCACCTCGAGCGGTTCACCCTGGTGGCCGGCGGCCCCCGCCGGGCCCGGGCGGGCCTCGACCGGGGCGCCCGCATCGCCGAGGCGGTGGCCCTGGCCCGCGACCTGGTCAACGCCCCCGCTGGTGCGCTCACCCCCCGCGACCTGGCCCAGGTGGCCATCGAGGTGGCCGAGCGCGAGGGGCTCGGGGTCAGCGTCCTCGACGAGGTCGACATCGAGTCCGCCGGCCTCGGTGGCCTCCTCGGCGTGAACCAGGGGTCGGACGAGCCGCCCCGGTTCATCGAGCTCACGTACGCCCCGGCCGATCCCGTCGGCTCGGTGGCCCTCGTCGGCAAGGGCATCACCTTCGACTCCGGGGGCCTGTCGCTGAAGACGGCCGACGGCATGATGACGATGAAGACCGACATGTCGGGGGCGGCCGCGGTGGTCGCGACCCTGTCGGTGCTGTCGGCGCTGGGCGTCGCGGTCGAGGTCTCGGCGTACGTGCCGGCCACCGAGAACATGCCCGGGGGCCGTGCCATCAAGCCGGGCGACGTGCTGCGCATCCGCAACGGCACGACCGTCGAGGTGCTCAACACCGACGCCGAGGGCCGGCTGGTGCTGGCCGACGCCCTCTCCCTCGCCGTGGAGGCCAAGCCCCACGCCATCGTCGACCTGGCCACCCTCACCGGCGCCTGCGTCGTGGCCCTCGGCAAGCAGGTTGCCGGGGTGATGGGCAACCACGACGGGTGGATCGCCCAGGTCGAGGCGGCCGCCGCCCGGGCCGACGAGCCCGTGTGGCGCCTGCCCCTGCCGGCCGAGTACCGCAGCCAGCTCGACAGCGAGGTGGCCGACCTGAAGAACATCGGCGCCCCCGGCCAGGCCGGCGCCCTCACCGCCGGGCTGTTCCTCCAGGCCTTCGTCGGCGACGTGCCCTGGGTCCACCTCGACATCGCCGGCCCGGCCCGGGCCGAGGCCGACGACGGCTGGATCAGCCGGGGCGGCACCGGCTTCGGGGTGCGGACGCTCGTCGAGCTGCTGTGCTCGTTCGAGCGCCCGCAGCCCGCCAAGGTCGCCGGGTAG
- a CDS encoding NAD-dependent deacetylase yields MGDVDEVRGWLEEARRVVVLTGAGLSTDSGIPDFRGPDGVWTKNPRAERLATLQHYVGDPEVRRQAWQDRLHSPAWEARPNAGHRALVELERSGRLDTLITQNVDGLHQLAGSDPSRVVEIHGTLREVACLSCGQRAPMERALERVRAGEADPPCRACGGILKSATISFGQQLVADDLDRAERAALGADLLLAAGTSLTVGPINGVVPLAAGRGARIVIVNGEPTVMDHLADAVLVGSTSELLPALCTALTLAE; encoded by the coding sequence GTGGGCGACGTGGACGAGGTCCGGGGCTGGCTGGAGGAGGCGCGCCGGGTGGTCGTGCTCACCGGGGCGGGCCTCTCCACCGACTCGGGCATCCCCGACTTCCGCGGCCCCGACGGGGTGTGGACCAAGAACCCGCGCGCCGAGCGGCTGGCCACCCTCCAGCACTACGTCGGCGACCCCGAGGTCCGCCGGCAGGCGTGGCAGGACCGGCTGCACTCGCCCGCCTGGGAGGCGCGACCCAACGCCGGGCACCGGGCGCTGGTCGAGCTCGAGCGCAGTGGGCGGCTCGACACCCTGATCACCCAGAACGTCGACGGCCTGCACCAGCTGGCCGGCAGCGATCCGAGCCGCGTGGTCGAGATCCACGGCACGCTCCGCGAGGTGGCGTGCCTGTCGTGCGGCCAGCGCGCCCCGATGGAGCGGGCGCTGGAGCGGGTGCGCGCCGGCGAGGCCGACCCGCCCTGTCGCGCCTGTGGCGGGATCCTCAAGTCGGCCACGATCTCGTTCGGCCAGCAGCTCGTGGCCGACGACCTGGATCGGGCCGAGCGGGCCGCCCTGGGCGCCGACCTGCTCCTGGCGGCCGGCACCAGCCTCACGGTGGGGCCGATCAACGGGGTCGTGCCCCTCGCCGCCGGCCGGGGGGCGCGCATCGTGATCGTGAACGGCGAGCCCACCGTCATGGACCACCTGGCCGACGCCGTCCTGGTCGGCTCCACGTCGGAGCTGCTGCCGGCCCTGTGCACCGCACTCACCCTGGCGGAATAG
- a CDS encoding sulfurtransferase, whose translation MEQLVSGAWLEDHLGDADLRVLDATVDLDVQAGQLASGRRRWEEGHIPGSAFVDLLVELSEPDDRYFFAFPSPERFATAMGALGVGDGTRVVIYDARDSMWAARVWWLLRCYGFDEVAVLDGGWTAWVAEGRPVTAEVTTPAAATFTPRPRPGLIVGREEVRRAIEDPGTRIVDALSRREYRGELAFYGRPGHLPGAINVPARTLVDRDTQRYRSLDELRELFGPAVDADHVITYCGGGIAAASDAFALHLLGHRDVALYDRSMAEWAADPDLPLVTGPPPAPRSP comes from the coding sequence ATGGAGCAATTGGTGAGCGGGGCCTGGCTCGAGGATCACCTGGGGGACGCCGACCTTCGCGTCCTCGATGCCACCGTGGATCTGGACGTGCAAGCCGGCCAGCTGGCGAGTGGACGCCGACGCTGGGAAGAGGGGCACATCCCGGGTTCGGCCTTCGTCGACCTGTTGGTCGAGCTGTCCGAGCCCGATGACCGGTACTTCTTCGCGTTCCCGTCACCGGAGCGGTTCGCCACGGCGATGGGTGCACTGGGGGTCGGCGACGGCACGCGGGTGGTGATCTACGACGCTCGGGACAGCATGTGGGCGGCCCGGGTGTGGTGGCTGTTGCGCTGCTACGGCTTCGACGAGGTAGCGGTGCTCGACGGCGGTTGGACCGCCTGGGTGGCCGAGGGCCGTCCGGTCACCGCCGAGGTGACGACACCGGCCGCGGCGACGTTCACCCCCCGCCCGCGGCCCGGACTGATCGTGGGCAGGGAGGAGGTGCGCCGAGCGATCGAGGATCCGGGCACCCGGATCGTGGACGCGCTCAGCCGGCGGGAGTACAGGGGCGAGCTCGCCTTCTACGGACGGCCGGGCCACCTTCCGGGGGCGATCAACGTACCGGCCCGTACCCTCGTCGACCGCGACACCCAGCGCTACCGGAGCCTGGACGAGCTGCGCGAGCTGTTCGGGCCGGCGGTGGACGCGGACCACGTCATCACGTACTGCGGTGGTGGCATCGCCGCCGCCAGCGACGCCTTCGCCTTGCACCTGCTCGGGCACCGGGACGTCGCCCTCTACGACCGCTCCATGGCCGAATGGGCAGCCGATCCCGACCTCCCGCTCGTCACGGGGCCGCCGCCCGCACCCCGGAGCCCGTAG